Proteins encoded in a region of the Odocoileus virginianus isolate 20LAN1187 ecotype Illinois chromosome 9, Ovbor_1.2, whole genome shotgun sequence genome:
- the SPEF1 gene encoding sperm flagellar protein 1 isoform X1, with protein MAGSVDEEALHQLYLWVDNIPLSRPKRNLSRDFSDGVLVAEVIKFYFPKMVEMHNYVPANSLQQKLSNWGHLNRKVLNKLNFSVPEDVMRKIAQCAPGVVELVLIPLRQRLEERQRRRKQGIGSLQELTPQDGTDYMDVGLSQKARGEGAPDPQGRGQLREGRLPVPQPPGYSQAVQSDPSFVLQIAEKEQELLASQETVQVLQMKVRRLEHLLQLKNVRIEDLSRRLQQAERKQRRMDRFPEPRGHMQRPGVRPKSVFDTRDSALVLPVLGLRGWSPSLVRTLRTRSPPSSGDSSVSIQASSLYHGSKGRLSETAEGLPCPSWALTWDPAKSWRTQQLKRKG; from the exons ATGGCGGGCAGCGTGGATGAGGAAGCACTGCACCAACTGTATCTGTGGGTAGACAACATCCCTCTGTCCCGGCCCAAGCGAAATCTGTCCCGGGACTTCAGTGATGGAG tCCTGGTAGCAGAGGTCATCAAGTTTTACTTCCCCAAGATGGTGGAGATGCACAATTATGTCCCTGCCAACTCTCTCCAGCAGAAACTGAGCAACTGGGGTCACCTGAACAG GAAGGTGCTGAACAAACTGAACTTCTCTGTACCAGAAGACGTGATGCGCAAGATAGCACAGTGTGCCCCAGGTGTGGTGGAGCTGGTGCTCATTCCACTGAGGCAGCGCCTAGAGGAGCGTCAGAGACGTAGGAAGCAGGGCATCGGCTCCTTACAG GAGCTGACTCCCCAGGATGGCACTGACTACATGGATGTGG GTTTGTCCCAGAAGGCCCGAGGGGAAGGTGCCCCAGACCCCCAGGGACGGGGCCAACTCAG GGAGGGCCGACTGCCTGTGCCCCAGCCTCCAGGGTACAGCCAGGCAGTGCAAAGCGACCCAAGCTTCGTCCTCCAGATCGCTGAAAAGGAGCAGGAGCTGTTGGCCTCGCAGGAGACCGTGCAG GTCCTGCAGATGAAGGTGAGACGCTTGGAGCACTTGCTCCAGCTCAAGAACGTGCGCATAGAAGACCTCTCCCGGAGGCTCCAGCAGGCAGAGCGTAAGCAGCG GAGAATGGACCGCTTTCCAGAACCCAGAGGCCACATGCAGAGACCTGGCGTGCGCCCCAAATCAGTGTTTGACACCAGGGACTCTGCCTTGGTGCTCCCAGTGCTGGGCCTTAGGGGGTGGTCCCCCAGCTTGGTCCGCACCCTTAGAACCAGGTCCCCACCCAGCTCTGGTGACAGCAGCGTCTCCATCCAGGCTAGTTCTCTGTACCATGGGTCAAAGGGGAGGCTGTCCGAGACAGCTGAGGGGCTTCCTTGCCCTTCCTGGGCACTCACCTGGGACCCAGCTAAAAGCTGGAGAACACAGCAGCTGAAGAGGAAGGGGTGA
- the CENPB gene encoding major centromere autoantigen B, with amino-acid sequence MGPKRRQLTFREKSRIIQEVEENPDLRKGEIARRFNIPPSTLSTILKNKRAILASERKYGVASTCRKTNKLSPYDKLEGLLIAWFQQIRAAGLPVKGIILKEKALRIAEELGMDDFTASNGWLDRFRRRHGVVSCSGVARARSRSSAPRPPAAPASPPAVPSEGSGGGTTGWRAREEQPPSVAEGYASQDVFSATETSLWYDFLPDQAAGLCGSDGRARRATQRLSVLLCANADGSEKLPPLVAGKSAKPRAGQAGLPCDYTANSKGGVTTQALAKYLKALDTRMAAESRRVLLLAGRLAAQSLDTSGLRHVQLAFFPPGTVQPLERGVVQQVKGHYRQAMLLKAMAALEGQDRSGLQLGLMEALHFVAAAWQAVEPSDIAACFREAGFGGGPNATITTALKSEGEEEEEEEEEEEEEEEEGEGEEEEEEDGEEEEEGGEGEELGEEEEVEEEGDVDDSDEEEEEEEEESSSEGLEAEDWAQGVVEAGGSFGGYGAQEEAQCPTLHFLEGEEDSESDSEEEEEDDDEEDEDDEDDEEDGDEVPVPSFGEAMAYFAMVKRYLTSFPIDDRVQSHILHLEHDLVHVTRKNHARQAGVRGLGHQS; translated from the coding sequence ATGGGCCCCAAGCGGCGGCAGCTGACGTTCCGGGAGAAGTCGCGGATCATCCAGGAGGTGGAGGAGAACCCGGACCTGCGCAAGGGCGAGATCGCGCGGCGCTTCAACATCCCACCGTCCACGTTGAGCACCATCCTGAAGAACAAGCGCGCCATCCTGGCGTCGGAGCGCAAGTACGGTGTAGCCTCCACCTGTCGCAAGACCAACAAACTGTCCCCTTACGACAAGCTCGAGGGGCTGCTCATCGCCTGGTTCCAGCAAATCCGCGCCGCTGGCCTGCCGGTCAAGGGCATCATCCTCAAGGAGAAGGCGCTGCGTATAGCCGAGGAGCTGGGCATGGACGACTTCACTGCCTCCAATGGCTGGCTGGACCGCTTCCGCCGGCGCCACGGTGTAGTGTCCTGCAGCGGCGTGGCCCGCGCCAGGTCGCGCAGCTCTGCCCCCCGGCCCCCAGCGGCGCCCGCCAGCCCTCCCGCAGTGCCCTCGGAGGGCAGCGGTGGGGGTACCACGGGCTGGCGCGCTCGGGAGGAGCAGCCACCGTCGGTGGCCGAGGGCTACGCTTCCCAGGACGTGTTCAGCGCCACTGAGACCAGTCTGTGGTACGACTTCCTGCCCGACCAAGCGGCGGGGCTGTGTGGCAGTGATGGACGGGCACGCAGGGCCACCCAGCGCCTGAGTGTCCTGCTGTGTGCCAACGCCGATGGTAGTGAGAAGCTGCCCCCGCTTGTGGCTGGCAAGTCGGCCAAACCCCGTGCAGGCCAAGCTGGCCTGCCCTGTGACTATACCGCCAACTCTAAGGGTGGTGTTACCACCCAGGCTCTGGCCAAGTACCTGAAGGCCCTGGACACCCGCATGGCTGCAGAATCTCGCCGAGTCCTGCTGCTGGCTGGCCGCCTGGCTGCCCAGTCCCTGGATACCTCGGGCCTGCGGCATGTGCAGCTGGCCTTCTTCCCACCAGGCACGGTGCAGCCGCTGGAGCGTGGCGTGGTCCAACAGGTGAAGGGCCACTACCGCCAGGCCATGCTGCTGAAGGCCATGGCAGCGCTAGAGGGCCAGGATCGCTCAGGCCTGCAGCTAGGCCTCATGGAGGCCCTGCACTTCGTAGCTGCGGCTTGGCAGGCTGTGGAACCTTCCGACATAGCTGCCTGCTTTCGTGAGGCTGGCTTTGGGGGTGGCCCTAATGCTACCATCACTACTGCCCTCAAGagtgagggagaggaagaggaggaagaggaggaggaggaggaagaagaggaagaggagggtgaaggggaggaggaggaggaggaggatggtgaggaggaggaggaagggggggaaggagaggagctcggggaggaagaggaggtagAAGAGGAGGGTGATGTTGATGACAGtgatgaagaggaagaggaggaggaggaagagagctCCTCTGAGGGCTTGGAGGCTGAGGACTGGGCCCAGGGTGTAGTGGAGGCTGGTGGCAGCTTCGGAGGTTACGGTGCCCAGGAGGAGGCCCAGTGCCCTACCCTCCATTTCCTGGAAGGTGAGGAGGACTCTGAGTCAGAcagtgaggaagaagaggaagatgatgatgaggaggatgaagatgatgaagatgatgaggaGGATGGTGATGAGGTGCCTGTACCCAGCTTCGGGGAAGCAATGGCTTACTTTGCTATGGTCAAGAGGTacctcacctccttccccatcgATGACCGTGTGCAAAGCCACATCCTCCACTTGGAACATGACCTGGTTCATGTGACCAGAAAGAACCATGCCAGGCAGGCAGGAGTTAGGGGTCTTGGACATCAAAGCTGA
- the SPEF1 gene encoding sperm flagellar protein 1 isoform X3: MAGSVDEEALHQLYLWVDNIPLSRPKRNLSRDFSDGVLVAEVIKFYFPKMVEMHNYVPANSLQQKLSNWGHLNRKVLNKLNFSVPEDVMRKIAQCAPGVVELVLIPLRQRLEERQRRRKQGIGSLQELTPQDGTDYMDVGLSQKARGEGAPDPQGRGQLREGRLPVPQPPGYSQAVQSDPSFVLQIAEKEQELLASQETVQVLQMKVRRLEHLLQLKNVRIEDLSRRLQQAERKQR, from the exons ATGGCGGGCAGCGTGGATGAGGAAGCACTGCACCAACTGTATCTGTGGGTAGACAACATCCCTCTGTCCCGGCCCAAGCGAAATCTGTCCCGGGACTTCAGTGATGGAG tCCTGGTAGCAGAGGTCATCAAGTTTTACTTCCCCAAGATGGTGGAGATGCACAATTATGTCCCTGCCAACTCTCTCCAGCAGAAACTGAGCAACTGGGGTCACCTGAACAG GAAGGTGCTGAACAAACTGAACTTCTCTGTACCAGAAGACGTGATGCGCAAGATAGCACAGTGTGCCCCAGGTGTGGTGGAGCTGGTGCTCATTCCACTGAGGCAGCGCCTAGAGGAGCGTCAGAGACGTAGGAAGCAGGGCATCGGCTCCTTACAG GAGCTGACTCCCCAGGATGGCACTGACTACATGGATGTGG GTTTGTCCCAGAAGGCCCGAGGGGAAGGTGCCCCAGACCCCCAGGGACGGGGCCAACTCAG GGAGGGCCGACTGCCTGTGCCCCAGCCTCCAGGGTACAGCCAGGCAGTGCAAAGCGACCCAAGCTTCGTCCTCCAGATCGCTGAAAAGGAGCAGGAGCTGTTGGCCTCGCAGGAGACCGTGCAG GTCCTGCAGATGAAGGTGAGACGCTTGGAGCACTTGCTCCAGCTCAAGAACGTGCGCATAGAAGACCTCTCCCGGAGGCTCCAGCAGGCAGAGCGTAAGCAGCGGTGA
- the SPEF1 gene encoding sperm flagellar protein 1 isoform X2: MVEMHNYVPANSLQQKLSNWGHLNRKVLNKLNFSVPEDVMRKIAQCAPGVVELVLIPLRQRLEERQRRRKQGIGSLQELTPQDGTDYMDVGLSQKARGEGAPDPQGRGQLREGRLPVPQPPGYSQAVQSDPSFVLQIAEKEQELLASQETVQVLQMKVRRLEHLLQLKNVRIEDLSRRLQQAERKQRRMDRFPEPRGHMQRPGVRPKSVFDTRDSALVLPVLGLRGWSPSLVRTLRTRSPPSSGDSSVSIQASSLYHGSKGRLSETAEGLPCPSWALTWDPAKSWRTQQLKRKG, from the exons ATGGTGGAGATGCACAATTATGTCCCTGCCAACTCTCTCCAGCAGAAACTGAGCAACTGGGGTCACCTGAACAG GAAGGTGCTGAACAAACTGAACTTCTCTGTACCAGAAGACGTGATGCGCAAGATAGCACAGTGTGCCCCAGGTGTGGTGGAGCTGGTGCTCATTCCACTGAGGCAGCGCCTAGAGGAGCGTCAGAGACGTAGGAAGCAGGGCATCGGCTCCTTACAG GAGCTGACTCCCCAGGATGGCACTGACTACATGGATGTGG GTTTGTCCCAGAAGGCCCGAGGGGAAGGTGCCCCAGACCCCCAGGGACGGGGCCAACTCAG GGAGGGCCGACTGCCTGTGCCCCAGCCTCCAGGGTACAGCCAGGCAGTGCAAAGCGACCCAAGCTTCGTCCTCCAGATCGCTGAAAAGGAGCAGGAGCTGTTGGCCTCGCAGGAGACCGTGCAG GTCCTGCAGATGAAGGTGAGACGCTTGGAGCACTTGCTCCAGCTCAAGAACGTGCGCATAGAAGACCTCTCCCGGAGGCTCCAGCAGGCAGAGCGTAAGCAGCG GAGAATGGACCGCTTTCCAGAACCCAGAGGCCACATGCAGAGACCTGGCGTGCGCCCCAAATCAGTGTTTGACACCAGGGACTCTGCCTTGGTGCTCCCAGTGCTGGGCCTTAGGGGGTGGTCCCCCAGCTTGGTCCGCACCCTTAGAACCAGGTCCCCACCCAGCTCTGGTGACAGCAGCGTCTCCATCCAGGCTAGTTCTCTGTACCATGGGTCAAAGGGGAGGCTGTCCGAGACAGCTGAGGGGCTTCCTTGCCCTTCCTGGGCACTCACCTGGGACCCAGCTAAAAGCTGGAGAACACAGCAGCTGAAGAGGAAGGGGTGA